One Paraburkholderia agricolaris DNA segment encodes these proteins:
- a CDS encoding MetQ/NlpA family ABC transporter substrate-binding protein: MQRRKIIQNLLAIAAVSLTATFAHADDKQLKVGTMSGPDSQIWSVVTRVAAREGLNVKVIEFNDYVQPNAALDAGDLDANGFQHQPFLDSQIKQRGYKIVNVGLTYVSPMGFYSKKLKSLKDLSEGAKVGIQNDPSNGNRALLLLQKYGVIKLKPGVGTNGVNATPLDVAENPKKIKLIELDAAQLPRSLDDLDAASINTDYAVKAGLQPTKDAIAIEDLKGPYANLIAVRAQDRDKPWVKKLVAAYESDEVRKYIDTQFKGAIIPAF; encoded by the coding sequence ATGCAACGCCGCAAAATCATCCAGAATCTGCTCGCTATTGCCGCCGTTTCGCTCACGGCAACGTTTGCGCATGCCGACGACAAACAACTCAAGGTCGGCACGATGAGCGGCCCGGACTCGCAGATCTGGTCGGTCGTGACGAGAGTCGCGGCACGTGAGGGGTTGAACGTGAAGGTCATCGAATTCAACGACTATGTGCAGCCGAACGCCGCGCTCGATGCCGGCGACCTCGACGCCAACGGATTTCAGCACCAGCCGTTTCTCGATAGCCAGATCAAGCAGCGCGGCTACAAAATCGTCAACGTCGGTCTAACCTACGTTTCGCCGATGGGCTTCTATTCGAAGAAGCTCAAGTCGCTGAAGGACTTGTCGGAAGGTGCGAAGGTCGGCATCCAGAACGATCCGTCGAATGGCAACCGCGCGCTGCTGCTGTTGCAGAAGTACGGCGTGATCAAACTGAAGCCGGGTGTCGGCACGAACGGCGTCAACGCTACGCCGCTCGACGTTGCCGAGAATCCGAAGAAGATCAAGCTGATCGAACTCGACGCCGCGCAACTGCCGCGCTCGCTCGACGACCTCGACGCGGCGTCGATCAACACGGATTACGCGGTGAAGGCCGGCTTGCAGCCGACCAAAGACGCGATCGCGATCGAAGACCTCAAAGGTCCGTACGCGAATCTGATCGCCGTGCGTGCGCAGGATCGCGACAAGCCGTGGGTCAAAAAGCTGGTCGCGGCCTACGAATCGGATGAAGTGCGCAAGTACATCGATACGCAATTCAAAGGCGCGATCATCCCCGCTTTCTGA
- a CDS encoding succinylglutamate desuccinylase/aspartoacylase family protein, giving the protein MQTQTHPLIAPTLGTARNLTSFHYGPGGGQKIYIQSSLHADELPGMLVSWALRRKLAALEAAGKVRGEVVIVPVANPIGLNQHFLGHLTGRFETNTAQNFNRNFYELSALIQPGIEARLSDDIDANRTAIRAAMREALDAQAPATELESQRLALQKLSYDADVVLDLHCDWEAAMHVYTNPDLWPEVEPLARYLDAKASLLALNSVGNPFDEIHSFCWSDLRGRYGDRFPIPNGSVSVTIELRGQREVSYEYAEQDAQAIIEYLTSRGVIDGTAAPLPALEFAATPLAGAEPIVAPMSGVLVYRCEVGTWVDVGHEIADIVDPLTDRVVTMKSSVAGVLYARHLTRFATAGLEFARIAGAKAFRSGSLLSN; this is encoded by the coding sequence ATGCAAACCCAAACCCATCCGCTGATTGCCCCGACGCTCGGCACCGCCCGTAATCTGACGAGTTTTCACTATGGTCCCGGCGGCGGGCAGAAGATTTACATCCAGTCGTCGCTACATGCCGACGAGCTGCCTGGCATGCTGGTCTCGTGGGCGCTGCGCCGCAAGCTCGCCGCGCTGGAAGCCGCCGGCAAGGTGCGCGGCGAGGTCGTGATCGTGCCGGTGGCCAATCCGATCGGTCTGAACCAGCACTTTCTCGGCCATCTGACGGGCCGCTTCGAGACCAACACCGCGCAGAACTTCAACCGCAACTTCTACGAGCTGTCGGCGCTGATCCAGCCTGGCATCGAAGCGCGCCTGAGCGACGACATCGACGCCAATCGCACGGCAATCCGCGCGGCGATGCGCGAAGCGCTCGACGCACAAGCGCCCGCAACCGAACTCGAATCGCAACGGCTGGCGCTGCAAAAGCTTTCGTATGACGCCGACGTCGTGCTCGATCTGCATTGCGACTGGGAAGCCGCGATGCACGTGTACACGAATCCCGACCTGTGGCCGGAAGTCGAGCCGCTCGCCCGCTACCTGGACGCCAAGGCGTCGCTGCTGGCGCTGAATTCGGTCGGCAATCCGTTCGACGAAATCCACAGCTTCTGCTGGTCGGATCTGCGCGGCCGTTACGGCGACCGTTTCCCGATTCCGAACGGCTCGGTCTCGGTCACGATCGAACTACGCGGCCAACGCGAAGTGTCATACGAGTACGCCGAGCAGGACGCTCAGGCGATCATCGAGTATCTGACCTCGCGTGGCGTGATCGACGGCACGGCGGCGCCGCTGCCGGCGCTCGAATTCGCCGCGACGCCGTTGGCCGGTGCCGAGCCGATCGTCGCGCCCATGAGCGGGGTGCTGGTTTACCGCTGTGAAGTCGGCACCTGGGTCGACGTCGGCCACGAGATCGCCGATATCGTCGATCCGTTGACCGATCGCGTCGTCACTATGAAGAGCAGCGTGGCCGGCGTGCTGTACGCGCGGCATTTGACGCGCTTCGCGACGGCCGGGCTGGAATTCGCCCGTATTGCCGGTGCAAAGGCGTTCCGCAGCGGATCGTTGTTGAGCAACTAG